CGCACTTGATCCGCACCGGGAACTTCACCACACCGCGCAGCGCACCCAGGTCGCCCAGTCCTCCGGTGGGGTCGGAGTCGTCGACTTCGGGAGGGTCGGCGGCGCCCTCGAGTTCGCCCTCGTGGATCGACATCATGGCCTTGAAGGACCGCGACAGCTCCTGGACCTCGCCGACGGTGCGACCCTTCACCGCGGCCGACATCATCGACGCCGAGGACTGGGAGATGGAGCACCCCTGGCCACCGATGGCGATGTCTTCCACGATCGCGTCATCACCCTTCGAAGGGTCGTCGAGCGTCAGGTACACGACGATCTCGTCGCCGCACAGGGGATTGAATCCCTCGGCGCGCGACGCCGGCGGCACCGGCAGCTCGCCGCGGTTGCGCGGGCTTCGGTAGTGGTCGAGGATGATCTCGCGGTAGAGGTCTTCGAGGTCCGACATGAGGTCTCCGTGTTGGTCTTCTCAGAAGGCGAAGAAGTCCCCGGAGGCCGCGATGGCCTCGGCGAGGGCGTCGATGTCGTCTTCGTCGTTGTAGATGTACCACGATGCCCGGGCGGTCGCGCCAACACCTAGGCAGCGCATCAGCGGCTTGGCACAATGATGGCCGGGCCTGACGCACACGCCGCTCTGGTTGAGCACCTGTGAGAGATCGTGGGGATGGATGCCCGCGTAGGCGAAGCTCATCACACCACCGCGTTG
This genomic interval from Actinomycetes bacterium contains the following:
- a CDS encoding SUF system NifU family Fe-S cluster assembly protein, with the translated sequence MSDLEDLYREIILDHYRSPRNRGELPVPPASRAEGFNPLCGDEIVVYLTLDDPSKGDDAIVEDIAIGGQGCSISQSSASMMSAAVKGRTVGEVQELSRSFKAMMSIHEGELEGAADPPEVDDSDPTGGLGDLGALRGVVKFPVRIKCATLSWNTLAEGLEQAASN